TGCCCTGCAGCGTTATAGATCTTATAATTCGCTTTTTTGCTGATATTTTTCACATACAACACTGTTCTAACCGGATTAGGATAAATTAATATATCCGTTTGATTTACCGGGTTAGGAATAGGGAACTTAGAAATCCGTACTGTATAATCTTCTACTTCGCCAACAGGGAAATTAGCACAGTTTACCGGGATTGCATCTTTTGCCATCGCTACTCTCATCACTACGTATTTATAGTCTGTCAAGCTGATAAATGCATCTGCAGGCACTGTGAATGTCGTGCTGGCCGTAGCATCTGTATTCGGGGCAGCAGCCATGATTCTTTCGTTGATATCGAAATATCCGTTTCTGTTGAAATCAATCCAGACAGCTACGCCTGCTTTCGCACCTCCTGTCAGTTTCTTATCAATGGTAATCTGGTTTCCAGTAGATCCCTGTATTAACTCAATAAACTTGAGAGGGTTACCTGTAAAGTCTGAATAACTGGAAGCTGCTGAAGTATTTTCCATTTTCGGTTTACCGTTTGGTGTAACGGTAACTTTTGAAATATACTCCGTACTTGCCGCAGAACTCATCTGGCAGTATACAATCGTAGGCGTTGTAAAGAAATATGGCAGTGTGTAAGTAGCCGGCGTACCGTTACATACATTCGCAACCTGCATTTCATACTGTGTAAGCTCAATCAGTCCGGTTAAGGTAACCGTATTGGTTGCAACCGCTACCGTTGTCCAGCTTGGAATACCCACTTTTCTATATCTTAATACATATGTTGCTCCAGGGAAAGGATCCCAAACTACAACTGCAGTAGTCGGCGTAAGATTGGTAATCGTTAATCCCGGAGGAGGCAGCTCGCAAATCCTCTCTGTAATAAATACTTTAGGATTAGACCAAGGGTTAACCGTTGTTTCACCGTTACAGATATTGGCTACCTGCACTTCATATGTTGTATACGGACTTAAACCTGTAAGGGTATACGTATTTAAAGGTGGTGTTGTAACGTTTACCGTTGTCCATGGCGTAGTTCCTACCACCCTGTATCTGATCTGATAAGTTGAGCTTGCTGCTACAGGAGCCCAGTTGACTACTGCTGAGGTTGCTGTTACCGTACCGATCGTTACATTCGGAGGTGTAGGATCACATCTCGTTGTAAATGTTTTTACAGGTGCAAATGTACCAGGGCTTGTTCCGCAGCTTGATGCAATCTGTACTTCATATGTTGTTGCAGGAGTAAGTCCTGTTAAACTCAAAGGAGGGTTTCCTGTTAATGTAGAAGCTGTAACTTCTGTCCATGGTGCTGTACTTCCGGCTACCCTGTATCTTACGATAAAGGTAAGACTGCCTGTAGGAACCGTCCATGTAACATTAGCAGAAATATGCGTGATGGTATTGAACGCTAGATTAGTCGGTGCCGTTGTAGAACAAGGCCTTAACCTTACCGAATAATCTTCTACTTCTCCATTGACAGCATTCTGACACATTACAGGTGCACTTGAACGTTTCAGAACCACTCTCATGGTTGTGGTCAACGGACCGTTATATGCTGTTGCAGGTACATTAAACAGTGCTGTTACCGGAGTTGTAGCACTTGCTGCAGAAGCCATGATCTGTTCTGAAGTTTCAAATATACCGTTTCTGTTAAAATCGATCCATGCAGATACTGCATCACTCTGTGCAGCTCCGGACCATCCTTTAGATACGGAAATCTTATTTCCTGTAGAACCGATTTCCAAATTAACCAGCGTAGCCGGAGCTGTATAACTGATATAATTGGTCTGAACGGATGTATTGCTCATCGGAGGGATTCCCGGGTTAACAGAAGTCATGGTCACATTGGAAATGAAATCAGTAGTTCCGGTACCGGTCATGTTACAATACGTAATCGGTGTTGTATTAAACGGTGTGGAAGTAGACCAAGGCCCCTGGGTTCCGCCACAAATTGTAGCTACCTGTACTTCATATGCCGTCTGCTCTGTCAATCCTGTGATATTATAACTGTTTCCTGTAATAGGCGCAGGAGATACATTCCATGCCCCTACCGGGTTGGTCGTTCTCCATCTTACCAGGTAAGTAGCACCTGTAGAAGATATCCATGAAACCGTAGCCGTCGTAGCCCCAATATTAGTTAATACGATACCTGTTGGTGCCGCCGTGGTACATGGCTGGATATCGATGAACTTAATCTGATAGTCCTCAACTTCTCCGTCACTTGTAAGTGGTGAACACGCATCAGTTGGTGTAAGGAAATACACGATAACACGCATTTTCAGCTTATTGTTTCCGATGTAAGCTCCTGCCGGAACAGCAAATGTAGCAGTAACAGGTGTTGTAGAAGAATATCCTAAGTTCATGATTCTCTCTCCTCCTGCAACCGTCGTCGGATTGTTATTGAACACGCCGTCTCCGTTGAAGTCGATCCATGCATACGTGGAATAAGTCCCTGATGTTATGGTTCTTCCTACAGAAAGTACATTATTCGCAGAGTTGCGGGCTAATGTGATAATCTTGTTAACATCATTAGAATAGTCCGTGTAAGTACTAGGCCCGGAGTTATTGGACATAGCCGGTGTATTGGTACCTGATACTGTAATATTACTGATATAAGCATTATTAACAGTGGCTGTACCTGATGTACAGTATGAAATGGCAGGTGTCGTAAAGTTTACAGAACCTGACCATGCTCCGGTAGTACCGCCGCATATCGTTGCTACCTGTACTTCATAGGTAGTGGAACCGTTAAGGTTACTGATGGTATAAGGATTGGTTGCTGCCGCAACAGTTGTCCATGCTCCCGTTCCCGTTCTGTATCTCAATGTATAAGTAGCTCCTGTTGCATTGATCCAGGAAACCAAAGCGGTAGAGGCCGTTATGTTGGAAACAATAATAGGAGATGGCGGAGCTGTAGTACAAGGTGCAAGATCAATGATCTTAACTGCATAGTCTTCAATTTCACCGTTCGCTACTGTAGCACAAGGGTCTGCAATGGTGCTGGTAGCGAAGATCACTCTCATTCTAAGGGTCAGCGGACCGTTGTAAGAAGTAGTCGGAACCGTAAACGTTGCCGTGATCGGCGTTGTTGTATTGGCTGTGGTACTAACTACTCTTTCACTTGTCTCAAAAATACCGTTTCTGTTAAAATCAATCCATGCTCCTACGGCTAATGAAGATGTAGTAGTGGTTAACCATGATTTGGAAACAGAAATACTGTTATTGGTTGAAGTACGAACCAGTGTGATCAGCTTGGCAGGATCAGCAGAATAGTTTGTATAGGTATTCGCGCCTGAGTTGTTACTCATCACATAAGAATTCGTAGGGGCAATTGTTACATTTGAAATATAACCGTTTGTATTATTGCTTGAAGTAATCGGACAATAAGTAACCGCAGGAGTTGTAAAAGGCATTGGTGCCGTATAGGTTCCTGTAGTTCCTGAACATACATACGCTACCTGAACTTCATATTGGGTCTGTTCCGTTAAACCGGTAATGGTATAAGCACTGGTGGTTAAAGGAACGGTAGTCCATGTTGTAGAACCCAAAGGTCTGTACTGCAATATATAGGTAGCACCTACAGCAGGATCCCACATTACATAGGCAGAAGTAGCTGTAATATTACTTACAGAAAGATTCAGAGGAGCATTGCTCGTACAAGGAATCGGCTGGATCAGCTTTACAGCATAATCTTCCACTTCCCCATCCCCGAAGCTCTGGCACATTACCGGAGAACTTGAGTATCGCATCGCTACTCTCATTCTTGTTGTCGCCGGGCCGTTATAGGCCGTTGCCGGAACGTTGAAGGTAGCGGTAACAGGAGTTGTTGCACTGGCAGGGGAATTCATTACCTGCTCGGTTGCTTCAAACACTCCGTTTCTGTTAAAGTCAATCCAGACACCTACAGCTTCACTGTAACTAAAACCGCCAGGGTAAAACTTAGATACAGAAACCGTATTCCCTATAGATCCGATAACCAGGTTTACCAAGGCACTAGGTGTCGTTGAATAATCCGTATAAGTAGATCCTACAGAGTTGTTGCTCATTACAGGCGCGCCTACCGGAGTTACCGTAACATTAGAAATATATTCCGATGCAAAGTTACTTGAGGTCATTGTACAATAAGTCAGACCTAAAGTAGTAAAAGTTGTAATCGCCGAGAAAGGTCCCTGAACGCCTGAACAAACAGTAGATACCTGTACCTGGTACTGGATACCGTCTGTTAATCCTGTAAGGTTTATAGAATTTCCTGTGGAAGGAACCGTAATCCACGTTGTGCTGCCTAACGGGCGGTACTGAACCACATAGGTTGAGTTTGCCGTAGCAACCCATGAAACTGTTGCCGTAGTCTGCGTAATTGCTGAAACGACAATACCTGTAGGAGCCGCTCCCGTACAACTTGCCAATGAGGCTACTGTAGAACTTCCGATGGCGTAGAATACATTTCCGATAGCACTTACTCTGATTTTCACATTGCCTCCCAACGTAAGACCGGTCAAGTTAATAGACTCGTTACCGTCATTCGCTGTAGAAGCTGAAGCTACCGTCCACGTTACCCCGTTATCTGTGGTATAGTCAATTTTTACATTGGCTACGTTATAAGGAGCAGCCGTTGTATTTACAACATCCCAGGTAATACCGGTAGGGCCGTTGTTATACGCAGTGGTAGTGGTCACTTTAAAAGGACCATCATTTCCCACAATAATCTGCTGGTTGGCAAACTGGGTTTGCTGCTGAGTAGCTACGGGATTGTTATCCCTTACCGTTACCCGGAAATTAGTAGTCCTGGCAACTGTGGAAACAGATTCCCAGCCATTATTAGAATTATTTAAAACTCCGGCCAATACTGAAGATAATTTTGGGAAATATCTTACAGGGTTGGTTGTAGGATTAAATGATCGGAACGATGCACCGGTAAGTGTGGTTCCTAAATTATTTTTATTTATGGTGGCAGATGCGTTATCCACTTCTTCCCAGGTATAGGTCATTGGGTCATTCTCAGCATCCGTTGCAGACGCTGTCAACACAAATGCAGTACCTTTAGGAATATTGTAGGTAGGCAAAGCCGTAATAACAGGCGGGTTGTTTGTGGTCGTGGTTTCCACGTCACAAGTTTTGCTGTTAAGGTTATTCTGAACCTGCGTGATGCTTACTGCATGAAAGTAAGGGTCAGAATGCGGCTGAACATCGGTATTGGCACCAGTAATTCCTGCATAGCCCATAATGGTGGAACCGGAACCCGGCTCAACATTTACGCCTGTTCCTTCCAATGCATGAGAGAATGTATGATTGGCTCCCAGCTGATGCCCGATTTCATGGGCAACATAGTCAATATCAAAATTATCTCCCTGCGGGATACCGTCTGCCGGTGATGTATATCCTGAACCTTTACCATTTGGTACTGAAGTTGTTGGATTTATACAAACACAGCCTATACAGCCTGCATTACCGCCACCGCCTGAAGCACCAAACAAGTGACCGATGTCATAGTTGGCATTTCCTACATTGGCAGTAAGTGCCTGTTGTAATTCACCGTTCCATGCACCTCCGGCACCTGTGGCTGCAGGCGAATAAGGGTCAGTTGCAGGGTTCGTGTAAATAACGCCCGGATAGTTCTGCAAATCCAGATGGAGGGCAAAATCTTTTTCAAATACGCCGTTTACTCTGGTTAAGCTGGCATTGATGGCAACAAGTGCATTCGCAACCGTTCCCCCAAAAAACTGGGTATATTCCCCTGTTACCGACATAGCCAATCTCATCGTTCTGTATTTTTTGTCAGAAGATTTTGCAAAATTGGTAGTCTGGTTGGAAAAAGCCTTACCGGTTGTATACAGTTTTTCTATCTCTTGTTTGGATAGCCTGTCTTCGTTCATGGAACAAAGGAAACCTTCATTGCTTTTGTCAGTTTTTGGATGCACACCGTAAACTGTTTTAGACTTGTCAGCAGGCTCTATGAATTCGTACTGACCTTCTTTGACGATCATCGACTGAAAATCATCCGGTGCCAGGCTGAATCTAAGGTATTTACCGGGATCATCGATCCCGACACCCACATAGGAGCCCAGTTGATACTGGTCTGCCAGTTCTTTCACTACCACAGGGAAGCTGTAAACGGCAAACCTTTCGATTTTTCCTTCTAAAGTCGGCAAAGAAATGGTAACGGGTTTTGCATTTTTACCCGTTTGCTGTGCTTTTGCCAATTGAGACTTTAGTAAAGAAATGTCTAGAGAATAATAGTTCTTAATATCAGAACCTGCTCTGGATTTTTCCCCTCTGAATGTTGCCGGACTCCATTGTGCACTGGTAATCGCAAACAAAAAGAGGAAAAAGAAAGAAGTAAAATTTTTCTTCATAACTTTCTCAATATATTAATTAGACAAATCTAATCATTTTTTATTACTAATTTATAAATGTAACTATTTTTTTTATATAAATTCCACAAGGATTCAAACCATGTATTTGGAATAAACAAACCAAAAATCAGCTGTGGGATTTGGACATATCTTCTTATTCCAAGTTATGAGATAAGCATATTATTCAATTTTTATTAAATCAGGAAATATTTTACTCTGGTACTGAAAAACAAAAATCCCCGGCAGTAGATTGGCCGGGGATTCTTGTATTGATTTTAAAAATTTTAATTATTTTTTGATGAATTTAGAAGTGAATGCGTCTCTTCCTTTTTCTTCAATGGTAATAACATATCCGCCTTTGATCAATTCAGACACATTAATCTGTCCGTTGCTGATATTTCCTTGTCTTACTAACTGGCCGGCTGCACTGTAAATTTTATAAGCTGCCTTATCAGAAACTTTAGTAATGTTAAGGATATCTGATACCGGATTCGGATATAACTGGATATCATTTTTAGGACCGGCTACGTCATGTGTTGCCAATGATGTTGCAGTGACAATCACATTATAGTCTTCAACCTCTCCGTCATTAAAATTATTTCCGCAAACCCATGCTGCAGGTGCAGATAATCCGATATTACTGGATCCGGCAAAGCCTAAAAGCACTCTCATTCTTAAGGTCTGTCCTTCAACAACACCTGTAGTAGGAACAGTGAATGAACCTGTAAATGATGATGAATTGGCCACCGGGAAATTAAGAACTCTTTCAGTCGCATCAAAAACACCGTCTCTGTTGTAATCTATAAACACCATCGCAAAGTTGGCGGCAGTTAAAGATCCTGTAACAGTTGTCGGATAACTCGTTCCTTTTACAAGATTAATCTGGAGAGCAGGATTTGTTGTAAAGTTTGTATACGTGTTTCCGGTTGAGGTATTATTGATATTGGCTACTTGTACTTTAGAAATATAAAGTACCGCCGCCGTAGTGGATGCTGCTGAACAGTATGGTAGTCCGGAAGTTGTAAAGGTCGTAGTTGCAGAGTAGGCTCCGGTTGTTCCTGAACAAACAGTGGCTACCTGAACTTCATAATTGGTTGTATCTGTCAGCGATGCAATTGTTACCGAAGCTGATGTAGAAGTCGTCTGCTGCCAGGTTGCTGAACCTACCGGTCTGTAACGG
The sequence above is a segment of the Chryseobacterium sp. JJR-5R genome. Coding sequences within it:
- a CDS encoding GEVED domain-containing protein, with translation MKKNFTSFFFLFLFAITSAQWSPATFRGEKSRAGSDIKNYYSLDISLLKSQLAKAQQTGKNAKPVTISLPTLEGKIERFAVYSFPVVVKELADQYQLGSYVGVGIDDPGKYLRFSLAPDDFQSMIVKEGQYEFIEPADKSKTVYGVHPKTDKSNEGFLCSMNEDRLSKQEIEKLYTTGKAFSNQTTNFAKSSDKKYRTMRLAMSVTGEYTQFFGGTVANALVAINASLTRVNGVFEKDFALHLDLQNYPGVIYTNPATDPYSPAATGAGGAWNGELQQALTANVGNANYDIGHLFGASGGGGNAGCIGCVCINPTTSVPNGKGSGYTSPADGIPQGDNFDIDYVAHEIGHQLGANHTFSHALEGTGVNVEPGSGSTIMGYAGITGANTDVQPHSDPYFHAVSITQVQNNLNSKTCDVETTTTNNPPVITALPTYNIPKGTAFVLTASATDAENDPMTYTWEEVDNASATINKNNLGTTLTGASFRSFNPTTNPVRYFPKLSSVLAGVLNNSNNGWESVSTVARTTNFRVTVRDNNPVATQQQTQFANQQIIVGNDGPFKVTTTTAYNNGPTGITWDVVNTTAAPYNVANVKIDYTTDNGVTWTVASASTANDGNESINLTGLTLGGNVKIRVSAIGNVFYAIGSSTVASLASCTGAAPTGIVVSAITQTTATVSWVATANSTYVVQYRPLGSTTWITVPSTGNSINLTGLTDGIQYQVQVSTVCSGVQGPFSAITTFTTLGLTYCTMTSSNFASEYISNVTVTPVGAPVMSNNSVGSTYTDYSTTPSALVNLVIGSIGNTVSVSKFYPGGFSYSEAVGVWIDFNRNGVFEATEQVMNSPASATTPVTATFNVPATAYNGPATTRMRVAMRYSSSPVMCQSFGDGEVEDYAVKLIQPIPCTSNAPLNLSVSNITATSAYVMWDPAVGATYILQYRPLGSTTWTTVPLTTSAYTITGLTEQTQYEVQVAYVCSGTTGTYTAPMPFTTPAVTYCPITSSNNTNGYISNVTIAPTNSYVMSNNSGANTYTNYSADPAKLITLVRTSTNNSISVSKSWLTTTTSSLAVGAWIDFNRNGIFETSERVVSTTANTTTPITATFTVPTTSYNGPLTLRMRVIFATSTIADPCATVANGEIEDYAVKIIDLAPCTTAPPSPIIVSNITASTALVSWINATGATYTLRYRTGTGAWTTVAAATNPYTISNLNGSTTYEVQVATICGGTTGAWSGSVNFTTPAISYCTSGTATVNNAYISNITVSGTNTPAMSNNSGPSTYTDYSNDVNKIITLARNSANNVLSVGRTITSGTYSTYAWIDFNGDGVFNNNPTTVAGGERIMNLGYSSTTPVTATFAVPAGAYIGNNKLKMRVIVYFLTPTDACSPLTSDGEVEDYQIKFIDIQPCTTAAPTGIVLTNIGATTATVSWISSTGATYLVRWRTTNPVGAWNVSPAPITGNSYNITGLTEQTAYEVQVATICGGTQGPWSTSTPFNTTPITYCNMTGTGTTDFISNVTMTSVNPGIPPMSNTSVQTNYISYTAPATLVNLEIGSTGNKISVSKGWSGAAQSDAVSAWIDFNRNGIFETSEQIMASAASATTPVTALFNVPATAYNGPLTTTMRVVLKRSSAPVMCQNAVNGEVEDYSVRLRPCSTTAPTNLAFNTITHISANVTWTVPTGSLTFIVRYRVAGSTAPWTEVTASTLTGNPPLSLTGLTPATTYEVQIASSCGTSPGTFAPVKTFTTRCDPTPPNVTIGTVTATSAVVNWAPVAASSTYQIRYRVVGTTPWTTVNVTTPPLNTYTLTGLSPYTTYEVQVANICNGETTVNPWSNPKVFITERICELPPPGLTITNLTPTTAVVVWDPFPGATYVLRYRKVGIPSWTTVAVATNTVTLTGLIELTQYEMQVANVCNGTPATYTLPYFFTTPTIVYCQMSSAASTEYISKVTVTPNGKPKMENTSAASSYSDFTGNPLKFIELIQGSTGNQITIDKKLTGGAKAGVAVWIDFNRNGYFDINERIMAAAPNTDATASTTFTVPADAFISLTDYKYVVMRVAMAKDAIPVNCANFPVGEVEDYTVRISKFPIPNPVNQTDILIYPNPVRTVLYVKNISKKANYKIYNAAGQLVANGIILNNSIDVHNLINGVYVIDIQDGNEISAQKKFIKE